Proteins found in one Diorhabda carinulata isolate Delta chromosome 11, icDioCari1.1, whole genome shotgun sequence genomic segment:
- the LOC130899277 gene encoding enhancer of split mbeta protein-like: MSYEMMTTTNVEESQPISRTYQYRKVMKPMLERKRRARINRCLDELKELMVTALQSEGENVSKLEKADILELTVRHLHKLRKQQRLSTNPIIDADRFRAGYTHCANEVSRCLASTPGVDIQLGTKLMTHLGHRLNEMDKVSPLVIQVSSPYTPPGSPNSESEVPHHYIMPLTPASSSSSRCSPSPNQPMDCSTAGLLKVAKKEEVWRPW, from the coding sequence ATGTCTTACGAAATGATGACTACAACTAATGTCGAGGAATCTCAACCGATTTCTCGGACGTATCAATATAGAAAAGTGATGAAACCGATGCtggaaagaaaaagaagagcCAGAATAAATCGTTGTTTGGACGAATTGAAGGAACTTATGGTAACCGCTCTACAGAGTGAAGGTGAAAACGTATCGAAATTAGAAAAAGCCGATATTTTAGAATTGACGGTTCGTCATTTACATAAACTAAGAAAACAACAAAGATTATCGACGAATCCAATTATAGACGCTGACAGATTCAGAGCTGGTTATACACATTGCGCTAATGAAGTTTCTAGATGTCTGGCTTCGACTCCTGGTGTCGATATTCAATTGGGTACGAAATTGATGACGCATCTCGGACATCGTCTCAACGAAATGGACAAAGTTTCACCTTTAGTTATACAAGTGAGTTCCCCTTACACGCCTCCTGGTTCTCCGAATTCAGAAAGTGAAGTGCCTCATCATTACATCATGCCTTTGACTCCAGCTTCTTCGAGTTCGTCAAGATGTAGTCCATCCCCTAACCAACCTATGGATTGTTCTACGGCTGGGTTATTAAAAGTtgctaaaaaagaagaagtatgGAGACCGTGGTGA
- the LOC130899538 gene encoding enhancer of split m7 protein-like has translation MTNPVVICQDNQPISRTLQYRKVMKPMLERKRRARINRCLDELKDLMVSALATDGENVSKLEKADILELTVSHLRKLKNQQRLSANPIVEADRFRCGYTTCAKEVSRCLASIPGVDIHLGTTLMTHLGQNLKGMDNLELPNAYTPPASPVYEESIHYSSPPSPASSSRSTSSPGYTENNPVWRPW, from the coding sequence ATGACGAATCCTGTTGTTATATGTCAAGATAATCAACCGATTTCTCGCACTTTACAATATCGTAAAGTGATGAAGCCGATGttagaaagaaaaagaagagcCAGAATAAATCGTTGTTTGGACGAACTTAAAGATTTAATGGTATCCGCTTTAGCTACCGACGGCGAAAACGTTTCCAAGTTAGAAAAAGCCGATATATTGGAATTGACTGTTTCGCATTtaagaaaactcaaaaatcaACAACGTCTATCTGCTAATCCCATCGTAGAAGCCGACAGATTCCGTTGCGGATATACAACGTGTGCCAAAGAAGTCTCGAGATGTTTAGCTTCTATTCCAGGGGTAGATATACATTTAGGTACTACATTAATGACTCATTTGGGTCAAAATTTGAAAGGGATGGATAATTTGGAATTACCTAATGCGTATACACCGCCAGCATCGCCAGTTTATGAGGAGAGTATCCACTATTCTTCGCCTCCATCGCCTGCGTCGTCCTCAAGGAGTACGTCTAGCCCTGGTTATACAGAGAATAATCCCGTTTGGAGACCttggtga
- the LOC130899537 gene encoding transcription factor A, mitochondrial-like, giving the protein MAGQGFLLKTANFINGWLLSTNRVCLIANQNSVRTLKAETRERLKSLKIPDKPKKPLNPYMLFVVETRSNLIKENPNLKPVDVFKKVAQQWKTITEEQKAKYQEIYKKEQEIYDQEVLDYNISLSEEQREALHAASMEKREEKKKRKLTKLIKENHKPKKPPGPYLLYLIEQSQIKNIPINILMKSSKDEWSKVPETEKQRFKNVYSKEVEKYEKELKNWEQKMLEEGHPELVRTKSKTPEKSSRILAVKHKKE; this is encoded by the exons ATGGCTGGTCAAGGATTTCtgttaaaaaccgcaaattttATAAACGGATGGCTTCTGTCTACCAATAG GGTATGTTTAATAGCAAATCAAAATTCTGTTAGGACGTTAAAAGCAGAAACTCGGGAGAGGTTAAAATCTCTCAAAATTCCAGATAAACCAAAAAAACCACTAAATCCTTATATGCTATTTGTTGTTGAAACAAgaagtaatttaataaaagaaaaccCGAATTTGAAACCCGTAGATGTATTTAAAAAAGTCGCACAACAATGGAAGACAATCACGGAGGAGCAGAAAGCGAAATATcaggaaatatataaaaaagaacaagaaattTATGATCAGGAAGTATTAGATTACAATATAAGTTTAAGTGAAGAGCAAAGGGAAGCGTTACACGCAGCGAGTATGGAAAAgagagaagaaaagaaaaagagaaaactCACAAAG ttGATAAAAGAAAATCACAAACCGAAAAAACCTCCCGGTCCTTATTTATTATACCTCATAGAACAaagccaaataaaaaatattccaattaacattttaatgaaatctTCGAAAGATGAATGGTCGAAGGTACCTGAAACTGAGAAACAAcgattcaaaaatgtttattcaaaagAAGTCGAAAAGTATGaaaaggaattaaaaaattgggaacaaaaaatgttggaaGAAGGTCATCCAGAGTTGGTTAGGACCAAATCAAAAACTCCTGAAAAATCTTCAAGG ATTTTGGctgtaaaacataaaaaagaatag